From the genome of Acipenser ruthenus chromosome 14, fAciRut3.2 maternal haplotype, whole genome shotgun sequence, one region includes:
- the LOC117419577 gene encoding caveolin-1 isoform X1 has protein sequence MTGGNKNEESEDFLYPSFIREQGNIYKPKNKVMDNDSMKEKDAFDVHTKEIDLVNRDRKHLNDDVVKVDFEDVIAEPDGTNSFDGIWKASFTTFTVTKYWCYRILTALVGIPLALIWGIYFAILSFIHIWVVVPCVKSYLIEIQCVSRVYSICIHTFCDPLFEAIGKVFSSVRISLSKEV, from the exons ATGACTGGTGGTAACAAGAACGAAGAATCAGAG GATTTTTTGTATCCATCATTCATCAGAGAGCAGGGGAATATCTACAAACCAAAGAATAAAGTCATGGATAACGACAGTATGAAAGAGAAGGATGCCTTTGATGTTCACACTAAAGAAATCGATCTGGTTAACCGGGACCGCAAGCACCTGAATGATGATGTTGTAAAG GTTGATTTTGAGGATGTCATTGCAGAACCTGACGGCACCAACAGCTTTGATGGTATATGGAAGGCCAGCTTTACCACGTTCACAGTCACCAAATACTGGTGTTACCGCATCCTCACCGCTCTGGTCGGCATCCCCCTGGCCCTCATCTGGGGTATATACTTCGCCATCCTGTCCTTCATTCATATATGGGTTGTGGTTCCCTGTGTGAAGAGCTACTTGATCGAGATCCAGTGTGTCAGCAGAGTCTACTCCATCTGCATTCACACTTTCTGCGACCCCCTCTTCGAAGCCATTGGCAAAGTCTTCAGCAGCGTGAGGATCTCTTTGAGCAAAGAGGTGTGA
- the LOC117419577 gene encoding caveolin-1 isoform X2 — MDNDSMKEKDAFDVHTKEIDLVNRDRKHLNDDVVKVDFEDVIAEPDGTNSFDGIWKASFTTFTVTKYWCYRILTALVGIPLALIWGIYFAILSFIHIWVVVPCVKSYLIEIQCVSRVYSICIHTFCDPLFEAIGKVFSSVRISLSKEV, encoded by the exons ATGGATAACGACAGTATGAAAGAGAAGGATGCCTTTGATGTTCACACTAAAGAAATCGATCTGGTTAACCGGGACCGCAAGCACCTGAATGATGATGTTGTAAAG GTTGATTTTGAGGATGTCATTGCAGAACCTGACGGCACCAACAGCTTTGATGGTATATGGAAGGCCAGCTTTACCACGTTCACAGTCACCAAATACTGGTGTTACCGCATCCTCACCGCTCTGGTCGGCATCCCCCTGGCCCTCATCTGGGGTATATACTTCGCCATCCTGTCCTTCATTCATATATGGGTTGTGGTTCCCTGTGTGAAGAGCTACTTGATCGAGATCCAGTGTGTCAGCAGAGTCTACTCCATCTGCATTCACACTTTCTGCGACCCCCTCTTCGAAGCCATTGGCAAAGTCTTCAGCAGCGTGAGGATCTCTTTGAGCAAAGAGGTGTGA